The genomic interval ATGCCTTTGTCGATCCGCCGGCCGGCACCCTGACCCTTGGACCCGGCGAATCTCGGGATCTGGTGTTTCGCGGGGAAATCGCGCCGGGCGTGCTGGTGGAAAAAATCCTTTCGCTTCAGGGCGATTCCTATCAGATTCCCGTGGCGGTGCGCCTGATCAACCGCAGCGCCGGCCCCCTGTCGGGAAATCTCAGCCTGACCCTGGTGCAGCCTTGGGACAAGGCCATGGCGGGCACCATGTATGAATTCGTCGGACCCAGTACCTTTTCCGGAGGCAAAAAGCGCAGCGACAAGGTCGACGATCTCGCCAAGCAGCCCGCGCTCTACACGGAATCCATCGTCTGGACGGGGTTCGAGAAAAAATATTTTCTCAACGCCATCGTGCCCCTGGAGGACAGCGCCGAACGCGCCCGGGTCGATATGGTCGGCAGCCTGGTCAGCAACAGCCTGATCAGCCCCTATCGCACCCTGCAGAGCGGCGAACAGGCCGAATGGCGCTTCTTTGCATTTTTCGGACCCAAGGATTTCGATCTGTTGAGCGGCCTGGGCTATCATCTGAGCGAAGCCGTCGATTTCGGTTTTTTCGGTTTTCTCGCTCGTCCTCTGCTGCATGTTCTTAAATTTTTCTATGGATTTTTGCATAATTATGGTCTCGCCATCATTTTGCTGACGGTGATCATCAAGATTCTCTTCTGGCCCCTGACGCAAAAAAGTTTCACCTCCATGAAGGAGATGCAAAAACTTCAACCGCAGATGCAGAAATTGCGGGAAAAGTATAAAAACGACAAGCAGCGCATGAACATGGAGTTGATGAATCTGTACAAGGAACATCGCGTCAACCCCTTGGGCGGCTGCCTGCCCATGCTGGTGCAGATTCCGGTGTTCTTCGCCCTGTACAAGGTGCTGCTGGTTTCCATCGAACTGCGTCATGCGCCCTTCTTTCTCTGGATCACCGACCTCTCGGCCAAGGATCCCTACTACATCACCCCGGTGATCATGGGGGCTTCCATGTTCATCCAGCAAAAAATGACGCCGAGCAACCTTGATCCCGTTCAGGCGAAGATTTTTCTCGCCATGCCCCTGATCTTCACCGTCATGTTTTTGAATTTTCCCTCCGGGCTGGTGCTCTACTGGCTGGTCAACAACATCCTGACCATCGGTCAGCAGGCGCTGATTCACCGGAAGGCCTAGGTGGATTACGCGGATCGGGCCACCATTGCCGGTCCCGCCACGGTCTTCGGGCAAGGCGGGATCGGCATCGTTCGTCTCTCCGGAGATCGGGCGCTAGACCTTCTCCAACGTCTGTTCCGACCTCGGCGGCACCTAAGCGCTTTTGAATCTCACCGCTTTTATTACGGCGCCATCGTCGATGCGCGCGGCGACTTGATCGATGAGGCCATGGCCGTCTATATGCGGGGTCCCCACAGCTATACCCGCGAGGACGTGGTCGAGTTTCACTGTCACGGCGGCGCGGTGGTCGGTCGACGGGTGCTCGACCTGCTGCTCGAGGGCGGGGCGCGCCTTGCTCATCCCGGTGAATTCACCCTGCGCGCCTTTCTCAACGGTCGCATTGATCTGAGTCAGGCCGAAGGCGTCATGGAGGTCATCGGCGCCCAGTCCCTGCTTGGTCACAAGATTGCCGTTCGCCATTTGCAGGGGGCCTTGCGGGAGCGCTGTGACGCTCTGCGCGAGTTGTTGCGCGACGCCCTGGCCCTGGTGGAAGCCTGGATTGATTTTCCTGAGGAAGATCTCGATCCCGCCACTCAAGACGGCATCGGCGTTTTGCTCCGGCAGGCCGACGAGCAAGTGCGTGCGCTGCTCGAGAGCTTCCGCACGGGTCGGGTGCTGCGCGATGGTCTCGGGGTGTTGATTCTCGGCCGCCCCAACGTGGGCAAGAGTTCCTTGCTCAATGCCCT from Geoalkalibacter sp. carries:
- the yidC gene encoding membrane protein insertase YidC, encoding MENKNTLIAIVLMLLVWIGFSIFFPPQAPPPRVEEPPAALQEQAPVAGPVTAEVAPSLEIVPPALGAGSILEVQTQTFRLEIDERSASIRRIELLQYGDTLAAESAGFVLVDTRDLGLGTLQLGGTDGLSGAGQPVYAFVDPPAGTLTLGPGESRDLVFRGEIAPGVLVEKILSLQGDSYQIPVAVRLINRSAGPLSGNLSLTLVQPWDKAMAGTMYEFVGPSTFSGGKKRSDKVDDLAKQPALYTESIVWTGFEKKYFLNAIVPLEDSAERARVDMVGSLVSNSLISPYRTLQSGEQAEWRFFAFFGPKDFDLLSGLGYHLSEAVDFGFFGFLARPLLHVLKFFYGFLHNYGLAIILLTVIIKILFWPLTQKSFTSMKEMQKLQPQMQKLREKYKNDKQRMNMELMNLYKEHRVNPLGGCLPMLVQIPVFFALYKVLLVSIELRHAPFFLWITDLSAKDPYYITPVIMGASMFIQQKMTPSNLDPVQAKIFLAMPLIFTVMFLNFPSGLVLYWLVNNILTIGQQALIHRKA
- the mnmE gene encoding tRNA uridine-5-carboxymethylaminomethyl(34) synthesis GTPase MnmE, translated to MDYADRATIAGPATVFGQGGIGIVRLSGDRALDLLQRLFRPRRHLSAFESHRFYYGAIVDARGDLIDEAMAVYMRGPHSYTREDVVEFHCHGGAVVGRRVLDLLLEGGARLAHPGEFTLRAFLNGRIDLSQAEGVMEVIGAQSLLGHKIAVRHLQGALRERCDALRELLRDALALVEAWIDFPEEDLDPATQDGIGVLLRQADEQVRALLESFRTGRVLRDGLGVLILGRPNVGKSSLLNALLGSARAIVTDLPGTTRDTIEEQLDLDGLLVRLIDTAGLRESADLVEQEGVRRSREKIAEADLVLLVVDGHCGVRPEDLAILDDCGDKSVLLVVNKCDLGNCELPISLAHLPRVEISASTGEGLGSLRRAIREMFVDPDPDPVRETLMVTEVRHQDCFSRCSQVLARAQAALERRESLEFLALELRLALEVLGEVTGETAPEDIINRIFSRFCIGK